The DNA segment TAAGTGAAAAAATTGCCACTAAAGGCAGTATTCTGGGTTCAAGATTAAAAAATAGAACAAAATCCTCCTTCAAATCTTCATCTGACAAAAATCTTGATTTGTTAAAAAAACTAGGAGATTTACAAAAGGCAGGAATTATTACAAAAAAGGAATTACAAGAAAAAAGAAAAAGATTCTATCTAAAATTTAGAAATTATGGATTTGATAAATCTTGGGATTGGAATTTTTCTCGTCTTATTAGGAATTGTGATAATATTTGTCGGGAATTATTATAGTAAAATACTGGGAATTTTACATATTCTAATTTACTTTATGGCCTCTTTTGTAATTTTAGGTGGTGTAATTTTCATATTCTTTTATGATAAACCTGCATTGATTTGAACTATTTTGATAAAAACTTGTCTTGACTTATAGCATGATACTTCATTGTATGTTCCAGAGTTGGATTCCAAATTCTGTACATTGTTATAGATTCTTTGCTTTGGATACTGCTCGTGCTACGATGATAGTTAGAATGACTGCAATAATTGTAACCAAAACTGCATAAATCAACATTGGACCAATAGCAGTTGCAGTGCCAAAAATCTCTTTGAAAACCGCCTTAATTGCATCATTCCACGCTAATGCTGCAACCAAACCAAAAGCTGCAGTTACAAGCGCTGCAATTTTATCTAAAATTTCTTGTTTTATTGTTG comes from the Candidatus Nitrosopumilus sediminis genome and includes:
- a CDS encoding DUF5654 family protein, encoding MKMADEEKPATTIKQEILDKIAALVTAAFGLVAALAWNDAIKAVFKEIFGTATAIGPMLIYAVLVTIIAVILTIIVARAVSKAKNL